The genomic interval ATAATACTCAAGTTGCAGCATTTTTAACTCCTAAACAAATAATTAAAGAAGTAAAAACTTGTTTTTCAAATCAATTAGATGAAATTGATATGATTTTAGTTCCAGGTTTGATTAAAAAAGGAACAAAAGAAATAACTAAAGAACTTGGAATTCCTACATTTAAAGGATCCACTGATGGGGCGGATCTTGCAATGGTTTTAAATTTAGTGGGTACTATTGAATTGTCTGAAGATAAACCTGCAGATAAGTTGATTGATGAAGAAAAGAGAAAAAAAGCTTTTAAATTCATTGACGAATTTGAAAATGATAAAGAAAATATTGAAAAACTTCTAAAAAAACCAAATAATATTTTAATCAAGAATCTTCCAGTTGGGGAAGATTTTCCAATGAGGGTATTGTCTGAGATTGCTAATGCACCTTTTTTATCAAAAGAAGCATTGATTAATAAATGCCAGTATTTTGTTGATTCAGGAGCAGATATGATTGATATAGGGATGGCTGCAGGTGAAGATTTCTCAGATAAAATTCCTGAATTAATTGATACACTGCGCCCTATTGTTGGTGGTAGGCCATTAAGTATTGACACATTAAATACAAATGAAATAAAGGTTGCAGCTGAAAATGGTATTGATCTTGTTTTAAGTCTTGATTTAGGCAATAACTCTGAAGTTAAAGAAATTCTAAAAGAAAAAAACATTCCTGCTGTTTTACTTCCAACAAACTTTTCACAAGGTAAGTCTCCAAAATCTCCGGCTGAAAGAGTTGAAGCAATGAATCAGTTGATTAAAGATACTGAAGGTTTAAAATATGTTGCAGATTTAATTTTAGATCCTGTAAATAGTTCTAGCATTGTTGAATCCATAATCGCTTGTAATGAATTCCATAAAACAAATCCTGCACCAATGTTTTTTGGTGTGGGCAATGTTACTGAGTTAATGGATGCTGATTCTGGTGGAGTTAATGTTTTACTTGCAGGAATTGGTATGGAATTGGGTGTAAGCATATTGTTTACACCTGAAGAAAGTGGGAAGACAAGAGGTAGTGTTTATGAATTAGCTACAGCATCTAAAATGATGTTTCTTGCAAAACATAGGAAATCCATTCCAAAAGATCTGGGGATTAATTTAGTTGCATTTAAAGATAAACATAAAAGAAATGATATTATATTAAATGAGAGGGATGGCATTCCAGAAACTATGCAAGAAAAGCCTATGAAATTCATAAGGGATAAGGCAGGCAGTTTTAAAATCAATGTTGATTATGGAACTACGGTTAAGCATAGTAAGATTACTGCCACTCACTTCAAGAA from Methanobrevibacter gottschalkii DSM 11977 carries:
- a CDS encoding dihydropteroate synthase-like protein yields the protein MKVLIITGELAYPLIKEVVSNSKEDIIVHIADNTQVAAFLTPKQIIKEVKTCFSNQLDEIDMILVPGLIKKGTKEITKELGIPTFKGSTDGADLAMVLNLVGTIELSEDKPADKLIDEEKRKKAFKFIDEFENDKENIEKLLKKPNNILIKNLPVGEDFPMRVLSEIANAPFLSKEALINKCQYFVDSGADMIDIGMAAGEDFSDKIPELIDTLRPIVGGRPLSIDTLNTNEIKVAAENGIDLVLSLDLGNNSEVKEILKEKNIPAVLLPTNFSQGKSPKSPAERVEAMNQLIKDTEGLKYVADLILDPVNSSSIVESIIACNEFHKTNPAPMFFGVGNVTELMDADSGGVNVLLAGIGMELGVSILFTPEESGKTRGSVYELATASKMMFLAKHRKSIPKDLGINLVAFKDKHKRNDIILNERDGIPETMQEKPMKFIRDKAGSFKINVDYGTTVKHSKITATHFKKNKPDIVIVGHNAREIYEEIITKELVTRMEHAAYLGSELQKAEIAMITGKEYVQDFDLFKNPDEFKK